The window TCCTGAATTACTGGCCAGCGTTTTACTGAAGAATCGGCCATTTAAACTTCCACCACGTATCGGTAGTATAGGCTCTCACCAGCAGTGGGGCTTTTTCTTGTGATCTTTATCATATCACCTGGTTTAACACCTAGTCCCAAGATTGCAGGATCGTTTACAAAGATTAATGGTAATTCAGTTGGTTTGCAATTATATTTTTTTAAAACTTCTTCAGCTTCTTGTTTGGAAATAATTTCGTGTTTTGGTACATAGATATGATCAGGTACTAGAACTTGATTTTTCTTAGTTGCCATTTACGAAACCTCCATGACGAACATTAAATGTAATAGCAAACAATACACACAAACTGTCAAAAACTCACGCTCAGGTTAATATATATCTAATCTGAAATTCGGCATAAATCACTCTTTTTTCTCTTTAGTCAACAATATTTTCCACAACCTTAAATAAGATAAATTTGGGCGTAAAATTGATGAATACTCATCTATCGGTGTTTGCCTTATCTGCAATTCTTATTGCAAGTTTAGGATTAGCACCAGCATTTGGACAAACGGATTCAATCAATGTTACTACAGACAAAACATCTTATGAAGATGGAGACACGATCTTAGTAACAGGAGCGGTG is drawn from Candidatus Nitrosarchaeum limnium SFB1 and contains these coding sequences:
- a CDS encoding RNA polymerase Rpb5 — protein: MATKKNQVLVPDHIYVPKHEIISKQEAEEVLKKYNCKPTELPLIFVNDPAILGLGVKPGDMIKITRKSPTAGESLYYRYVVEV